The Xanthomonas indica genome has a segment encoding these proteins:
- a CDS encoding OmpW family outer membrane protein: MRSIQILSLAVVSALAFAPAAFAQDADTASGKHFSVVGSATLLDPHSKPAAGLDVDGGPAPTISASWLIDDNWAVELWGAADKFNHRVKADGIGKVGTVEQQPIALSGQYHFGQADNVFRPFVGVGYYESNFSNEKLAGLNADQHVSLDTAKGAIGTVGVDMNINSTWFARADARYMHSRPELKVAGEGTGEDLKLDPWLFSFGVGARF; encoded by the coding sequence ATGCGGTCCATTCAGATCCTGAGCCTGGCTGTCGTGTCCGCCCTTGCGTTTGCGCCCGCCGCATTCGCACAGGATGCCGATACCGCTTCCGGCAAGCACTTCTCCGTCGTCGGCAGCGCGACCCTGCTCGACCCGCATTCCAAGCCGGCCGCCGGCCTCGACGTCGATGGCGGCCCGGCGCCGACCATCAGCGCCAGCTGGCTGATCGACGACAACTGGGCGGTCGAACTGTGGGGCGCTGCCGACAAGTTCAACCACCGCGTCAAGGCCGATGGCATCGGCAAGGTCGGCACCGTCGAGCAGCAGCCGATCGCGCTGAGCGGCCAGTACCACTTCGGCCAGGCGGACAACGTGTTCCGTCCGTTCGTCGGCGTCGGTTACTACGAGTCCAACTTCAGCAACGAGAAGCTCGCCGGCCTTAACGCCGACCAGCACGTCAGCCTGGACACCGCCAAGGGCGCCATCGGCACCGTCGGCGTGGACATGAACATCAACTCCACCTGGTTCGCCCGTGCCGATGCGCGCTACATGCACTCGCGTCCGGAGCTGAAGGTGGCCGGCGAAGGCACCGGCGAAGACCTGAAGCTGGATCCGTGGCTGTTCAGCTTCGGCGTCGGCGCGCGCTTCTAA
- a CDS encoding methionine ABC transporter permease: MSPFATAATGFFRNLDAGKWSEIGRATVDTLLMLGGSLPLTLLIGLPLGVLLFLTGPRQTHQKPLLYGSLALVINVLRSVPFIILMIAMIPLTLWAMGTSLGVRGAILPLVVGAAPFYARLVETALREVDRGVVEASMAMGATTWQLVTRVLLPEARPGLIAGATVTTIALIGFTAMGGAIGSGGLGDLAYRDGYQRSHADVALVTVVILLLLVQALQMLGDRLVAHYSRR, from the coding sequence ATGAGTCCGTTCGCCACCGCCGCCACCGGCTTCTTCCGCAATCTCGATGCCGGCAAGTGGAGCGAGATCGGCCGCGCCACCGTCGATACGCTGCTGATGCTCGGCGGCTCGCTGCCGCTGACCCTGCTGATCGGCCTGCCGCTGGGCGTGCTGCTGTTCCTCACCGGCCCGCGCCAGACGCATCAGAAGCCGCTGCTGTACGGCAGCCTGGCGCTGGTGATCAACGTGCTGCGCTCGGTGCCCTTCATCATTTTGATGATCGCGATGATCCCGCTGACCCTGTGGGCGATGGGCACCTCGCTGGGCGTGCGCGGCGCGATCCTGCCGCTGGTGGTGGGCGCGGCGCCGTTCTACGCGCGGCTCGTGGAGACCGCGCTGCGCGAAGTGGACCGCGGCGTGGTCGAGGCCAGCATGGCGATGGGTGCGACGACCTGGCAACTGGTGACGCGGGTACTGCTGCCGGAAGCGCGGCCTGGGCTGATCGCCGGCGCCACGGTGACCACCATCGCCCTGATCGGCTTCACCGCCATGGGCGGCGCGATCGGCTCCGGCGGCCTCGGCGACCTGGCCTACCGCGACGGCTACCAGCGCTCGCATGCCGACGTGGCCCTGGTGACGGTGGTGATCCTGCTGTTGCTGGTGCAGGCGCTGCAGATGCTCGGCGATCGCCTGGTCGCGCATTACAGCCGGCGCTGA
- a CDS encoding DNA-deoxyinosine glycosylase, whose protein sequence is MPGVASLQQARYYAHPRNRFWPLMAALCDFDPALDAAARVQALHAAGVGLWDVIGQCRRRGSLDAAIVRGSEVPNALPERIAQLPQLRAIACNGAAAAQAFARFVQPQLPLRDPPLVLLSLPSSSPANAAFAWPRLLQAWSPLQQWLRADGR, encoded by the coding sequence ATGCCCGGCGTGGCGTCGTTGCAGCAGGCGCGCTACTACGCGCATCCGCGCAACCGGTTCTGGCCACTGATGGCGGCGTTGTGCGACTTCGATCCGGCGCTGGACGCTGCAGCGCGGGTGCAGGCGCTGCATGCGGCCGGCGTGGGCCTGTGGGACGTGATCGGCCAGTGCCGGCGCCGCGGCAGCCTGGACGCGGCGATCGTGCGCGGCAGCGAAGTGCCCAACGCCTTGCCCGAACGCATCGCGCAGTTGCCGCAGCTGCGCGCCATCGCCTGCAACGGCGCGGCGGCGGCGCAGGCGTTCGCGCGCTTCGTGCAGCCGCAGTTGCCGCTGCGCGATCCGCCGCTGGTGCTGTTGTCGCTGCCATCCAGCAGCCCGGCCAATGCCGCCTTCGCCTGGCCGCGCCTGCTGCAGGCGTGGTCACCGCTGCAGCAATGGCTGCGCGCCGATGGTCGGTGA
- a CDS encoding DUF1453 domain-containing protein, translating into MPLLLAIPLAIVIALAVTAVLLPLSLLQRFRMGTARRQARGWLVAVQLWSALLSSVMLLVFALIAGHWWPDAATYALAGWGIGVLLGALGSVATRFEPLPHGLHYTPNLWLVLGMTALVAIRIGAGVWQGWRSLVDGATWPAEGWMSHASLLAAAALLLGYACAYAWLLRRRLRRYTRYRGFDRSPR; encoded by the coding sequence ATGCCGTTGCTGCTGGCCATTCCGCTGGCGATCGTGATCGCCCTGGCGGTGACCGCGGTGCTGTTGCCGCTGTCGCTGCTGCAGCGATTCCGCATGGGCACGGCACGGCGCCAGGCGCGCGGCTGGCTGGTCGCGGTGCAACTGTGGTCGGCGCTGCTGTCCAGCGTGATGTTGCTGGTGTTCGCGCTGATCGCCGGGCACTGGTGGCCGGACGCTGCCACGTACGCGTTGGCGGGCTGGGGCATCGGCGTGCTGCTGGGGGCGCTCGGCAGCGTCGCCACCCGCTTCGAACCGCTGCCGCACGGCCTGCATTACACGCCGAACCTGTGGTTGGTGCTGGGCATGACCGCGTTGGTGGCGATCCGCATCGGTGCCGGGGTGTGGCAGGGCTGGCGTAGCCTGGTCGATGGCGCCACGTGGCCGGCCGAGGGCTGGATGAGTCATGCGAGCCTGCTGGCGGCCGCGGCCTTGTTGCTCGGCTATGCCTGCGCCTACGCTTGGCTGTTGCGGCGTCGCCTGCGCCGCTACACCCGCTACCGCGGTTTCGATCGCTCGCCGCGCTGA
- a CDS encoding MetQ/NlpA family ABC transporter substrate-binding protein, whose translation MTRFPFRLLLASAVLVLGGCGKPDAGAASDHLSVAATAVPHAEILEVVKPMLEQQGVTLDVRVFNDYVQPNDQVVQKQIDVNYFQTEPYLQAYNRDRKSNLVTVVGVHIEPFGAYSRRYTSLDALPQGADVVIPNDPSNNSRALILLDKAGVIKLKDPSNALSTQRDIVANPKQLKFRELDSAMLPRVLDQVDLALINTNYALDAGLNPTRDALAIESKDSPYVNFLVARPDNKDDPRVQKLAKALTSPEVKAFIQRKYQGAVLPAF comes from the coding sequence ATGACCCGATTCCCGTTCCGCCTCCTGCTCGCCAGCGCCGTGCTCGTCCTCGGCGGCTGCGGCAAGCCCGATGCCGGTGCCGCCAGCGACCACCTCAGCGTCGCCGCCACCGCGGTGCCGCACGCCGAGATCCTGGAGGTGGTCAAGCCGATGCTGGAGCAGCAGGGCGTGACCCTGGACGTGCGCGTGTTCAACGACTACGTGCAGCCCAACGACCAGGTGGTGCAGAAGCAGATCGACGTGAACTACTTCCAGACCGAGCCCTACCTGCAGGCCTACAACCGCGACCGCAAGAGCAACCTGGTCACCGTGGTCGGCGTGCACATCGAGCCGTTCGGCGCCTATTCGCGCCGGTACACGTCGCTGGACGCGCTGCCGCAGGGCGCCGACGTGGTGATCCCCAACGATCCCAGCAACAACAGCCGCGCGCTGATCCTGCTGGACAAGGCCGGCGTCATCAAACTCAAGGATCCGAGCAACGCGCTGTCCACGCAGCGCGACATCGTCGCCAATCCCAAGCAGCTGAAGTTCCGCGAGCTGGATTCGGCGATGCTGCCGCGGGTGCTGGACCAGGTCGACCTGGCGCTGATCAACACCAACTACGCGCTCGACGCCGGGCTCAATCCGACCCGCGACGCACTGGCGATCGAGAGCAAGGATTCGCCCTACGTGAACTTCCTGGTCGCGCGTCCCGACAACAAGGACGATCCGCGCGTGCAGAAGCTGGCCAAGGCGCTGACCAGCCCGGAAGTGAAGGCCTTCATCCAGCGCAAGTACCAGGGCGCGGTACTGCCGGCGTTCTGA